A single window of Sebastes umbrosus isolate fSebUmb1 chromosome 16, fSebUmb1.pri, whole genome shotgun sequence DNA harbors:
- the mthfd1b gene encoding C-1-tetrahydrofolate synthase, cytoplasmic, with the protein MSAQIISGKEVSAQVRERLKKDVEQMKLQDPNFRPGLVVLQVGDRDDSNLYINMKLKAAAEIGINATHMRLPKTATEEEVLHSITEVNENSSVHGLIVQLPLDSIHKINTEKVTNAVAQEKDVDGLTSINAGKLSRGDLGDCFIPCTPNGCMELIRQTGVSVAGKRAVVLGRSKIVGAPMHDLLLWNHATVTTCHSKTADLPGEVSKADILVVGIGKAEMVKGDWIKKGAVVIDCGINHIPDETKASGKRVVGDVHYSSAKEQAGFITPVPGGVGPMTVAMLMANTVLSAKRFLESHQPGKWNISYTKLNLQKPVPSDIVISRSCVPKPIDCLAKEVGVLSDEVELYGKTKAKVQLNIIKRLQSQPDGKYVVVTGITPTPLGEGKSTTTIGLVQALGAHMKLNVFACVRQPSQGPTFGIKGGAAGGGYSQVIPMEEFNLHLTGDIHAITAANNLVAAAVDARMFHESTQSDKALYNRLVPLSGGQRKFSPIQISRLKKLGIEKTDPSTLTEEEITRFARLDMDPSSVTWHRVLDTNDRFLRKITIGQSPTEKGFTREAQFDITVASEIMAVLALTSSLADMRQRLARMVVATSRGGQPITTEDLGVSGALTVLMRDAIKPNLMQTLEGTPVFVHAGPFANIAHGNSSILADKIALKLVGPEGFVVTEAGFGADIGMEKFFNIKCRYSGLRPHVVVLVATVRALKMHGGGPTVTAGMPLPKEYIDENLELLEKGCSNMRKQIENAQHFGVPVVVAVNAFKTDTEAEMDLVCSVAKAAGAFDAVRCTHWAEGGTGAVALGQAVQRASEAPSKFKFLYDLELPIADKIRIIAQKIYGADDIELLPEAQHKVELYTKQGFSNLPICMAKTHLSLSHEADRKGVPTGYVLPIRDIRASVGSGFLFPLVGTMPTIPGLPTRPCFYDIDLDPETEQVNGLF; encoded by the exons GCAGGTGAGGGAGCGTCTGAAGAAGGATGTGGAGCAGATGAAGCTCCAAGACCCAAACTTCAGACCCGGTCTAGTGGTTTTACAG GTTGGAGACCGCGATGATTCAAACCTGTACATCAACATGAAGTTGAAGGCAGCAGCAGAG ATTGGAATAAATGCCACACATATGAGACTTCCCAAGACTGCaacggaggaggag GTTCTTCACAGCATCACAGAGGTGAATGAGAACTCGTCTGTCCACGGCCTCATCGTGCAGCTGCCCTTAGACTCAATTCACAAGATCAACACGGAGAAGGTCACCAACGCCGTGGCCCAGGAGAAGGATGTAGACGG ACTGACCAGCATCAATGCAGGGAAGTTGTCTCGTGGGGACCTGGGCGACTGCTTCATCCCCTGCACACCAAACGGCTGCATGGAGTTGATCAGACAGACTG GTGTGTCCGTGGCAGGGAAGAGAGCGGTAGTGCTTGGTCGCAGTAAGATTGTGGGCGCACCGATGCACGACCTGCTGCTGTGGAACCACGCCACCGTCACCACCTGCCACTCTAAAACCGCTGATCTCCCGGGAGAG GTGAGCAAAGCAGACATCCTGGTCGTCGGCATCGGGAAAGCAGAGATGGTGAAAGGAGACTGGATCAAGAAGGGAGCAGTGGTCATCGACTGTGGCATCAACCACATTCCAG ATGAGACTAAAGCCAGTGGGAAGCGGGTGGTGGGTGACGTCCACTACTCCTCAGCCAAGGAGCAGGCTGGCTTCATCACCCCTGTGCCCGGTGGAGTGGGACCCATGACTGTGGCCATGCTGATGGCG aaCACAGTGTTGAGTGCAAAGCGTTTCCTGGAGAGCCACCAACCAGGGAAGTGGAACATTTCTTACACCAAACTCAACCTCCAGAAGCCCGTGCCAAG CGATATTGTGATTTCTCGCTCCTGCGTGCCCAAGCCCATCGACTGTCTAGCGAAAGAGGTGGGCGTGCTGTCGGATGAGGTGGAGCTCTATGGCAAGACTAAGGCCAAGGTCCAGCTGAATATCATCAAACGGCTGCAGAGCCAGCCAGACGGCAAATATGTGGTGGTCACTGG CATTACACCCACCCCCCTGGGTGAAGGAAAGAGCACCACCACCATCGGCCTGGTCCAGGCGCTGGGAGCCCACATGAAGCTCAATGTGTTTGCTTGTGTCCGACAGCCTTCTCAGGGACCCACCTTTGGCATTAAAG GTGGTGCTGCAGGAGGTGGATATTCTCAAGTCATTCCAATGGAAGAG TTCAACCTGCATCTCACCGGCGACATCCACGCCATCACAGCTGCCAACAACTTGGTGGCCGCTGCCGTCGATGCACGCATGTTCCACGAGTCTACGCAATCTGACAAG GCTCTGTATAACCGCTTGGTCCCACTCAGTGGAGGACAGAGGAAGTTCTCCCCCATCCAGATCAGCAGACTGAAA AAACTGGGCATAGAAAAGACTGATCCCTCGACTCTGACTGAAGAAGAGATCACCCGCTTTGCCCGCCTGGACATGGACCCAAGCTCTGTCACCTGGCATAGAG TGTTGGATACCAATGATCGATTCCTGAGGAAGATCACGATCGGCCAGTCGCCAACTGAAAAGGGATTCACGAGAGAG gcCCAGTTTGACATCACGGTGGCCAGTGAAATCATGGCGGTGCTCGCCCTCACCAGCAGCCTGGCAGACATGCGTCAGCGTCTGGCCAGGATGGTTGTGGCAACCAGCCGTGGCGGACAGCCGATCACCACCGAGGACCTG GGTGTGAGCGGCGCTCTAACTGTGCTAATGAGAGACGCCATCAAGCCAAACCTGATGCAGACGTTGGAG GGAACGCCTGTGTTTGTCCACGCTGGCCCGTTTGCCAACATCGCCCACGGCAACTCCTCCATCCTGGCTGATAAAATAGCTTTGAAGCTGGTTGGACCTGAGGGCTTTGTGG TGACGGAGGCTGGCTTTGGTGCGGACATCGGCATGGAGAAGTTCTTCAACATCAAGTGTCGCTACTCGGGCCTGAGACCCCacgtggtggtgctggtggccACCGTCAGAGCCCTGAAGATGCACGGAGGAGGACCAACA gtCACTGCTGGGATGCCACTGCCTAAGGAATACATTGATGAG AacctggagctgctggagaaggGCTGCAGCAACATGAGGAAGCAGATCGAGAACGCACAGCACTTCGGCGTGCCAGTGGTGGTGGCTGTCAACGCTTTCAA GACAGACACCGAGGCTGAGATGGACCTGGTCTGCAGCGTGGCCAAAGCTGCCGGAGCCTTCGACGCCGTGCGCTGCACCCACTGGGCCGAAGGTGGAACCGGTGCGGTTGCCCTGGGCCAGGCTGTCCAGAGGGCCTCTGAGGCCCCCAGCAAATTCAAGTTCCTCTATGACTTGGAG CTCCCTATTGCTGATAAGATTCGAATAATCGCCCAGAAGATCTACGGAGCGGACGATATTGAGCTTCTCCCAGAGGCTCAACACAAGGTGGAGCTCTACACCAAACAG GGTTTCAGCAATCTGCCGATCTGCATGGCGAAGACTCACCTGTCGCTGTCTCACGAGGCAGACAGGAAGGGCGTGCCCACAGGGTACGTCCTGCCAATCAGAGACATCCGAGCCAGCGTGGGCTCTGGCTTTCTGTTCCCACTGGTCGGCACG ATGCCCACAATCCCCGGTCTGCCCACCAGGCCTTGTTTCTACGACATCGACCTGGACCCTGAGACTGAACAGGTCAACGGTCTCTTCTGA